A single window of Desulfovibrio desulfuricans DNA harbors:
- a CDS encoding CdaR family protein — protein MKSSDPSRRPPHLLSMLLAIFIAVSMWYMVSVRDRLEAQIEVNLDYFGIPANLVVTDGLINKAIVRLRGPETLLRSITQRKIIQAVDLSSIKKGTTVVPLSAEHLGANFRAFELIDVQPPRIVVKADNVQERSVPVKAVVDSPLHSGALTVENVSVTPATVVLRGPESVVSAIASVPLTIMLDPKAAGTTTQQTITLDTPGMVTATPPSVKVQYTITSGRTVISRRCKVEIAKESRHAYTVSPDEIAVLVEVPEALAKNSRYLGEMEVSLVTPEIQPGESIKTPLHFKLPEGMTLLNPVTEEVTVTRKKK, from the coding sequence ATGAAATCCTCTGATCCCTCACGCCGCCCCCCGCATCTGCTTTCCATGCTGCTGGCGATCTTTATCGCCGTGAGCATGTGGTACATGGTCAGCGTTCGCGACAGGCTGGAAGCGCAGATTGAAGTTAACCTTGATTACTTCGGCATCCCCGCCAATCTTGTGGTGACTGACGGACTCATCAACAAGGCCATTGTGCGCCTGCGCGGGCCGGAAACTCTTTTGCGCTCCATAACGCAGCGCAAGATTATTCAGGCTGTTGATCTTTCCTCCATAAAAAAGGGCACCACAGTGGTTCCGCTTTCGGCAGAACATCTGGGGGCAAACTTCCGCGCCTTTGAGCTCATTGATGTGCAGCCCCCGCGCATTGTGGTCAAGGCCGACAACGTTCAGGAACGCAGCGTGCCCGTCAAGGCGGTTGTGGATTCGCCCCTGCACAGCGGCGCCCTGACGGTGGAAAACGTCAGCGTTACTCCGGCCACGGTGGTTTTGCGCGGCCCGGAATCTGTTGTTTCTGCCATTGCCAGTGTGCCGCTAACCATAATGCTTGATCCCAAGGCAGCGGGCACAACAACCCAGCAAACCATCACGCTGGACACGCCAGGCATGGTCACGGCCACGCCGCCTTCCGTCAAGGTGCAGTACACCATCACCAGTGGGCGCACCGTTATATCGCGCCGTTGCAAGGTGGAAATTGCCAAGGAAAGCCGCCATGCCTATACGGTTAGCCCCGATGAAATTGCCGTGCTGGTGGAAGTGCCCGAAGCTCTGGCTAAGAACAGCCGTTACCTTGGCGAGATGGAAGTTTCCCTCGTTACGCCGGAGATCCAGCCGGGAGAAAGCATTAAAACGCCCTTGCACTTCAAACTGCCGGAAGGAATGACTCTCTTGAACCCGGTTACGGAAGAAGTTACGGTAACAAGAAAAAAGAAATAA
- the cdaA gene encoding diadenylate cyclase CdaA, translating to MFDRIAIDWRDVMDIAVVSIMLYQVIQMLRGSRALTVLTGLGLLTLLYFFSNALGLYTLTWLLQHIFSSLFILIVVIFQADIRQALGEMGARPIFRRSSIKSIGVEEVVSACVEMARLRVGALIVIERSMRLGDMIKREGVRIDAQLSRQLLMNIFYPKAPLHDGAVVISRGRITAAACILPLAEAKGQNFGTRHRAALGIARESDALVIVVSEERGEISVALKDELMRALDATRLRQVLNEIL from the coding sequence GTGTTTGACCGTATTGCCATAGACTGGCGCGATGTAATGGATATAGCCGTGGTCAGCATTATGCTGTACCAGGTTATCCAGATGCTGCGGGGTTCGCGGGCGCTGACAGTCCTTACAGGGCTGGGCCTGCTTACGCTGCTGTATTTCTTTTCAAACGCTCTCGGCCTGTACACGCTTACCTGGCTGTTGCAGCACATCTTCAGTTCCCTTTTCATCCTCATCGTCGTTATTTTCCAGGCCGATATCCGTCAGGCTCTGGGAGAAATGGGCGCACGTCCCATCTTTCGCCGATCCAGCATAAAAAGTATCGGCGTGGAAGAAGTGGTGAGCGCCTGTGTTGAAATGGCCCGGCTGCGGGTGGGCGCACTTATCGTTATTGAGCGCAGCATGCGCCTTGGTGATATGATTAAACGCGAAGGCGTGCGCATTGATGCGCAGCTTTCACGCCAGCTGCTCATGAATATTTTTTATCCCAAGGCCCCCCTTCACGATGGAGCCGTGGTCATCAGCCGTGGCAGAATCACCGCTGCGGCCTGCATTCTGCCGCTGGCCGAAGCCAAGGGCCAGAACTTCGGCACGCGGCACCGCGCGGCACTGGGCATTGCCCGTGAAAGCGATGCCCTGGTCATTGTTGTTTCTGAAGAAAGAGGCGAAATTTCCGTGGCACTCAAGGATGAGCTGATGCGCGCCCTTGACGCTACCCGCCTCAGGCAGGTGCTTAATGAAATCCTCTGA
- a CDS encoding GGDEF domain-containing protein, which yields MLDGNLGCHEAITARHGAPLTLAGPVLLPNGDAALVGRLSVFLPDASGRPQYWGIAAILLRFPEVLTASDLYLLDSMNIDFGLWRTSPHKGGALLIAGSADSEKDAGSIDMPVTILNAHWLIRMSAGVAWFRSLESWLYVGMSVLLSLFLATLVQRNHDLTQIRTYLEAIAYRDALTGALNRRGLFEELQRRIASPVVKKFTLYYVDLNNFKGINDTYGHEAGDRVLQLFAEVVRAHAPVTHILGRMGGDEFVLLLNGPPAEERDKAAFTRMRADLAKGLPELNIPGPITFSMGSAVYPDTALTVDALLSCADTAMYQDKERAKAHG from the coding sequence ATGCTTGACGGCAATCTGGGCTGCCACGAGGCAATCACGGCCCGCCACGGTGCCCCCCTGACCCTGGCCGGGCCGGTACTGCTCCCCAACGGGGATGCGGCTCTGGTGGGGCGACTTTCCGTATTCCTTCCTGATGCTTCCGGCCGTCCTCAATATTGGGGTATTGCTGCAATATTACTGCGTTTTCCTGAAGTGCTGACAGCCTCGGACCTTTACCTGCTGGACAGCATGAATATCGATTTTGGCCTTTGGCGCACATCCCCCCATAAAGGCGGTGCGTTGCTTATAGCTGGCAGTGCGGATTCAGAAAAAGACGCCGGCAGCATAGACATGCCTGTGACAATTCTTAACGCTCACTGGCTGATCCGCATGTCGGCAGGCGTTGCGTGGTTCAGATCACTGGAATCATGGCTCTATGTGGGTATGAGCGTTCTTCTCAGTCTCTTCCTGGCAACGTTAGTTCAAAGGAATCATGACCTTACGCAAATTCGCACATATCTTGAGGCCATCGCTTACAGAGACGCCCTTACGGGGGCGCTCAACAGGCGTGGGCTCTTTGAGGAACTACAAAGGCGCATAGCCTCACCAGTTGTAAAAAAATTCACCTTATATTACGTCGACTTAAATAATTTTAAAGGCATCAACGACACCTATGGACATGAGGCGGGCGACCGAGTATTGCAACTCTTCGCAGAGGTTGTTCGCGCACATGCCCCGGTGACCCATATTCTGGGGCGTATGGGCGGTGATGAATTTGTATTGCTGCTCAACGGTCCCCCGGCCGAGGAGAGGGACAAGGCCGCCTTTACCCGAATGCGCGCCGATCTTGCAAAGGGATTGCCAGAGCTGAACATACCTGGGCCGATCACGTTCAGCATGGGCAGTGCAGTGTACCCTGATACTGCCCTCACAGTGGATGCGCTGCTCTCCTGCGCGGACACTGCCATGTACCAAGACAAGGAACGCGCCAAAGCCCACGGCTGA
- the folP gene encoding dihydropteroate synthase encodes MTDSICPAALSRGADWHILGGRALKTPSPFGVMGIVNLTPDSFYDGGRHNAPASGLNHALTLRNQGADILDLGAESSRPGAAELPPQQETERLLPVLTGLRQSAPGAVISVDTYHAATAAAVLDMGAAIINDISACAFDPALLDVLVQYKPGYVLMHSQGRPQTMQHDPRYTDVRREVLEFFELEMSRMVRAGLPENRIVLDPGIGFGKTLEHNLALLAHPEDLLALGRPVLMALSMKSVFGGLLGLPPQERGLATAMATAMLRGKGVFWHRVHDVVAARQAMTVALALEAN; translated from the coding sequence ATGACCGATAGCATTTGCCCGGCCGCTCTTTCCAGGGGCGCAGACTGGCATATTCTTGGGGGGCGGGCGTTGAAGACGCCCTCCCCCTTTGGCGTAATGGGCATTGTAAATCTGACCCCAGATTCCTTTTATGACGGGGGCCGGCACAACGCCCCGGCATCAGGCCTCAACCATGCGCTGACCCTGCGCAACCAGGGTGCAGACATTCTTGACCTTGGCGCGGAATCGTCGCGGCCCGGAGCTGCGGAACTGCCCCCCCAGCAGGAAACCGAGCGCCTGCTGCCGGTTCTGACAGGGCTGCGCCAATCTGCGCCCGGAGCCGTAATCTCCGTGGACACCTACCATGCCGCCACGGCTGCCGCTGTGCTGGACATGGGGGCTGCCATCATCAACGATATTTCGGCCTGCGCCTTTGATCCCGCCCTGCTGGACGTGCTTGTGCAATACAAGCCCGGCTATGTGCTGATGCACAGTCAAGGCCGCCCGCAGACCATGCAGCACGACCCGCGCTACACTGATGTGCGCCGCGAAGTGCTGGAATTTTTTGAACTCGAGATGTCGCGCATGGTACGGGCGGGCCTGCCGGAAAACCGCATTGTGCTTGACCCCGGCATCGGCTTTGGCAAGACGCTTGAACACAACCTTGCCCTGCTGGCCCACCCGGAAGACTTGCTTGCGCTCGGGCGGCCCGTGCTCATGGCCTTGTCCATGAAATCCGTTTTTGGCGGGCTTCTGGGCCTGCCGCCGCAGGAGCGTGGTCTGGCAACAGCCATGGCTACGGCAATGCTGCGCGGCAAGGGCGTGTTCTGGCACAGGGTGCATGATGTTGTCGCGGCCCGTCAGGCCATGACTGTTGCTCTGGCTCTTGAGGCCAACTAG
- the ftsH gene encoding ATP-dependent zinc metalloprotease FtsH → MNQISRNLMLWAIIVLAMVMLFNMFQQPQGITQRVPYSDFLSQVDNGQLMSVTIQGHTLIGRTSDGKTVQSYAPQDIGLVNRLIEKKVEIKAEPPEEQPWYMTLLVSWFPMLLLVGVWIFFMRQMQSGGGKAMSFGRSRARLLNQDSTRVTFADVAGVDEAKDELSEVVEFLSNPKKFTRLGGRIPKGVLLVGPPGTGKTLLARAVAGEAGVPFFSISGSDFVEMFVGVGASRVRDLFVQGKKNAPCLIFIDEIDAVGRQRGAGLGGGHDEREQTLNQLLVEMDGFESNEGVILIAATNRPDVLDPALLRPGRFDRQVMVPTPDLRGRRRILEVHTKRTPLAGDVDLEVLARGTPGFSGADLENLVNEAALQAAKLNQDRLDMHDFEYAKDKVLMGRERRSLILSEEEKRITAYHEGGHALAARLLPGSDPVHKVTIIPRGRALGVTMQLPEEDRHGYSRTFLRNNLVVLLGGRVAEEIIFDDITTGASNDIERVTRMARKMVCEWGMSEAVGTLAIGETGEEVFIGREWVQNKNFSEDTARLVDSEVKRIVEDAHSRCRKLLEENLDALHRIAQALLDRETITGADIDLLMDNKELPPLDNNGKPVPSTAAKGGKASKSGAEFVIEPDTDAQAPEQKAEHKQEQQSEQAESKQSETENTRNNSKENDR, encoded by the coding sequence TTGAATCAGATAAGTCGCAACCTGATGCTGTGGGCGATAATCGTCCTGGCGATGGTCATGCTTTTCAATATGTTCCAGCAGCCGCAGGGGATCACCCAGCGGGTGCCCTACTCAGATTTCCTCAGTCAGGTGGACAACGGCCAGCTCATGTCCGTAACCATTCAGGGGCACACCCTCATTGGGCGCACCTCTGACGGAAAAACCGTGCAGTCCTATGCTCCGCAGGACATCGGCCTCGTAAACCGCCTTATTGAAAAAAAGGTCGAAATCAAGGCCGAGCCGCCGGAAGAACAGCCATGGTACATGACCCTGCTGGTTTCATGGTTCCCCATGCTGCTGCTGGTGGGCGTGTGGATTTTCTTTATGCGCCAGATGCAGAGCGGCGGCGGCAAGGCCATGAGCTTTGGCCGGTCGCGCGCGCGCCTGCTCAATCAGGACAGCACACGCGTTACCTTTGCTGACGTGGCTGGCGTTGACGAAGCCAAGGACGAACTTTCGGAAGTTGTGGAATTTCTCTCCAACCCCAAAAAATTTACCCGCCTTGGCGGGCGCATCCCCAAGGGCGTACTGCTCGTGGGCCCTCCCGGCACGGGTAAAACCCTTCTGGCCCGGGCCGTTGCAGGTGAGGCCGGGGTGCCGTTCTTTTCCATTTCAGGCTCCGACTTTGTTGAAATGTTTGTGGGCGTGGGCGCTTCGCGCGTTCGCGACCTTTTTGTTCAGGGCAAGAAAAACGCGCCCTGTCTGATATTTATTGACGAAATCGACGCCGTTGGCCGTCAGCGTGGCGCTGGCCTTGGCGGCGGGCATGACGAACGCGAGCAGACCCTGAACCAGCTGCTTGTGGAAATGGACGGCTTTGAAAGCAATGAAGGCGTTATCCTCATTGCCGCCACCAACCGCCCCGATGTGCTTGACCCCGCCCTGTTGCGCCCTGGCCGCTTTGACCGCCAGGTGATGGTGCCCACGCCCGATCTGCGTGGCCGCCGCCGCATCCTTGAAGTGCACACCAAACGCACGCCTCTTGCGGGCGATGTTGATCTGGAAGTGCTGGCTCGCGGTACACCGGGCTTTTCTGGCGCTGACCTTGAAAACCTGGTCAACGAAGCTGCCCTTCAGGCCGCCAAGCTCAATCAGGATCGCCTGGACATGCACGATTTCGAGTATGCCAAGGACAAGGTTCTCATGGGCCGCGAACGCCGCAGTCTTATCCTCTCTGAGGAAGAAAAGCGCATCACAGCCTACCATGAAGGCGGCCACGCCCTGGCTGCCCGCCTGCTGCCCGGTTCCGACCCGGTGCACAAGGTTACGATCATTCCGCGTGGACGCGCCCTCGGCGTGACCATGCAGCTGCCGGAAGAAGACCGCCACGGCTATTCACGCACCTTTCTGCGCAATAATCTGGTGGTGCTGCTGGGTGGCCGCGTGGCGGAAGAAATTATTTTTGACGATATCACCACCGGTGCCTCCAACGACATTGAGCGCGTCACCCGCATGGCCCGCAAAATGGTCTGCGAGTGGGGCATGAGCGAGGCCGTGGGCACGCTGGCCATCGGCGAAACCGGCGAAGAAGTTTTTATTGGCCGCGAATGGGTTCAGAACAAGAACTTCAGCGAAGACACGGCACGTCTTGTGGATTCGGAAGTGAAGCGCATTGTGGAAGACGCGCACAGCCGCTGCCGCAAGTTGCTTGAAGAAAATCTGGATGCCCTGCACCGCATTGCCCAGGCGCTTCTTGATCGCGAAACCATCACCGGCGCGGATATTGACCTGCTCATGGACAACAAGGAACTGCCCCCGCTCGACAACAACGGCAAACCCGTGCCCTCCACTGCCGCCAAGGGCGGCAAGGCTTCCAAATCCGGCGCAGAATTTGTTATTGAGCCGGATACGGACGCTCAGGCCCCCGAACAGAAGGCAGAGCACAAGCAGGAGCAGCAATCGGAACAGGCGGAGTCCAAACAGTCCGAAACCGAGAACACCCGGAACAACAGTAAAGAAAATGACCGATAG
- the der gene encoding ribosome biogenesis GTPase Der, whose product MADTLPRVILVGRPNVGKSTLFNRLIRSNRAITHDRPGVTRDRMDGVVRRKDTPVFGIVDTGGITLDAHSAVVEGPEGIRGFERDILAQTEAALVDAAAVAFVVDSRDGLLPLDEHLAAHVRRKGLPTLCVVNKVDGVEREDELMAEFHVLGFPLLAVSAEHGHNITALVEELVALLPEETSTEPPAPPTLKLAMLGRPNAGKSSLINAISRSDRMIVSDVAGTTRDSVDVRFASGGRDYVFVDTAGVRRRTKISDSLEKYSVNSAIKSSTKADVTLLTLDAAEGVSQQDKRLMDMLNTRKTPFMVLINKCDLAPRDSLDRLKKNVAEMLAFCPHVPILNVSALKGTGLKKILPLATQIHEECSVRISTGKLNRAMEEVLDKHQPPVVKRVRAKFFYLTQAETAPPTFVCFVSDATRVPESYTRYLERALRKIFGITHAPMRLHLRSSHKKKSEK is encoded by the coding sequence ATGGCAGATACATTGCCCCGCGTCATTCTGGTGGGTCGCCCCAATGTGGGCAAATCCACCCTGTTCAACAGGCTTATCCGCAGCAATCGGGCCATCACCCATGACCGCCCCGGCGTGACCCGCGACCGCATGGACGGCGTGGTGCGCCGCAAGGACACCCCCGTTTTCGGTATCGTTGACACGGGCGGCATCACCCTTGACGCCCACTCCGCTGTGGTGGAAGGCCCCGAAGGCATTCGCGGCTTTGAGCGCGACATTCTTGCGCAAACCGAGGCGGCGCTGGTTGATGCCGCTGCCGTGGCCTTTGTGGTGGATTCGCGTGACGGCCTGCTGCCCCTGGACGAGCATCTTGCGGCCCATGTGCGCCGTAAGGGCCTGCCCACCCTCTGCGTGGTCAACAAGGTTGACGGCGTGGAGCGCGAAGATGAGCTCATGGCCGAATTTCACGTTCTGGGCTTCCCGCTGCTGGCGGTTTCCGCCGAGCACGGACACAACATCACCGCTCTGGTGGAAGAACTGGTAGCCCTGCTGCCGGAAGAAACCTCCACCGAACCGCCCGCGCCGCCGACCCTCAAGCTGGCCATGCTTGGCCGCCCCAATGCGGGCAAGTCGTCGCTTATCAACGCCATTTCCCGCAGTGACCGCATGATTGTTTCCGATGTGGCGGGAACCACGCGTGACAGCGTTGACGTGCGCTTTGCGAGCGGTGGGCGCGACTACGTGTTTGTGGACACTGCAGGTGTACGCCGCCGCACCAAGATCAGCGACAGTCTGGAAAAGTACTCCGTCAACTCGGCCATCAAGTCGAGCACCAAGGCCGACGTGACCCTGCTGACCCTGGACGCCGCCGAAGGCGTGAGCCAGCAGGACAAGCGCCTCATGGACATGCTGAACACGCGCAAAACTCCCTTTATGGTGCTTATCAACAAGTGCGATCTGGCCCCCCGCGACTCGCTGGACAGGCTCAAAAAGAACGTCGCCGAAATGTTGGCCTTCTGCCCGCATGTGCCGATTCTGAATGTTTCTGCCCTCAAGGGAACCGGCCTGAAAAAAATCCTGCCCCTGGCAACCCAGATCCACGAAGAATGCAGCGTGCGCATTTCTACCGGCAAGCTCAACCGCGCCATGGAAGAAGTGCTCGACAAGCACCAGCCGCCTGTGGTCAAGCGTGTGCGCGCCAAGTTCTTCTACCTGACCCAGGCGGAAACCGCGCCGCCGACCTTTGTGTGCTTTGTGAGCGATGCCACCCGTGTTCCTGAAAGCTATACCCGCTATCTTGAACGCGCGTTGCGCAAAATATTTGGCATCACGCATGCCCCCATGCGCCTGCACCTGCGCTCAAGCCACAAGAAAAAATCTGAAAAATAG
- a CDS encoding RluA family pseudouridine synthase yields the protein MSEDNPPPTQAQDSGIGISRQSPLEQPIVQETESGQKLLQFLQRRLNLPPTLLHRWVRTGQVRINGSRCKPFARVQTGDIVRLPPFAFKMAEESASETAPQPLTDTALDTQPVDSPPLPPMIGTDGYLWAFNKPAGLPTHPGTGHDDSLSSRLAAYFASAPFKPTPVHRLDKETSGVLLVAASYEALAKAQDAIRDGTLAKEYVVWVQGRWPFAETQLLRHFLRKDAAQGYEKVRPAAPGEADSREALCMVRPLRVEQAQSLLLVHLLTGRTHQIRVQLAAVGYPVIGDTKYGQAAPTRRHVPRGAYALPAPARMGTAEKSAPEPENLMLHALRVTMPCGHVFSCLPPWSGAHALEQMPEPVAAMTAPEHGGGCGVFPLTEQSAKNKFLRQ from the coding sequence ATGTCGGAAGATAACCCTCCCCCTACGCAGGCCCAGGACTCTGGCATCGGCATCAGCAGGCAATCGCCGCTGGAACAGCCGATAGTTCAGGAGACCGAAAGCGGCCAAAAGTTGTTACAGTTCCTGCAAAGGCGGCTGAACTTGCCCCCCACCCTGCTCCACCGCTGGGTGCGCACTGGTCAGGTGCGCATCAACGGCAGCAGATGCAAGCCCTTTGCCCGTGTGCAGACAGGCGACATTGTTCGTCTTCCTCCCTTTGCCTTCAAAATGGCGGAAGAAAGCGCGTCAGAAACTGCCCCCCAGCCGCTGACGGATACAGCTCTCGACACGCAGCCGGTTGATTCGCCTCCGCTGCCGCCCATGATCGGCACAGACGGCTACCTGTGGGCCTTCAACAAACCCGCAGGCCTGCCTACGCATCCCGGCACAGGGCATGACGACAGCCTCAGTTCCCGGCTGGCCGCCTACTTCGCAAGCGCGCCCTTCAAGCCCACGCCCGTGCACAGGCTGGACAAGGAAACATCGGGCGTACTGCTGGTGGCTGCCTCGTACGAAGCCCTTGCCAAGGCACAGGACGCCATACGCGATGGAACGCTGGCCAAGGAATACGTTGTATGGGTGCAGGGCCGTTGGCCTTTTGCCGAAACGCAGCTTCTGCGCCACTTTCTGCGCAAGGATGCTGCCCAAGGCTACGAAAAGGTGCGTCCGGCTGCTCCCGGCGAGGCTGACAGCCGCGAGGCTCTTTGCATGGTGCGCCCCCTGAGGGTGGAGCAAGCGCAAAGCCTGCTGCTTGTGCACCTGCTGACAGGCCGCACGCATCAGATCCGCGTACAGCTTGCCGCCGTGGGGTATCCTGTGATTGGCGACACCAAGTACGGGCAGGCTGCGCCTACGCGCCGCCATGTGCCGCGCGGGGCCTACGCCCTCCCGGCCCCGGCCCGCATGGGCACGGCAGAAAAATCTGCCCCGGAGCCGGAAAACCTGATGCTGCATGCCCTGCGCGTAACCATGCCCTGCGGACACGTGTTTTCATGTCTTCCGCCGTGGTCTGGCGCGCATGCCCTTGAGCAGATGCCAGAGCCTGTCGCGGCCATGACAGCCCCGGAACATGGGGGCGGATGCGGGGTCTTCCCTTTGACGGAACAAAGTGCTAAAAATAAATTTTTACGCCAGTAA
- a CDS encoding GGDEF domain-containing protein — MREPYPSLPLPLIQTDTTDAVLEWRVASDLLRFSLGAGRLLGIEANVPCSMAAFLGACHEDKRDILGQSLQTFLEGHIGAHMEICFPINGLVARTQLITLARNGAGQAERVVGCISAVERQTQQILPSARFSMQHLATPHSTQDAARLMLALNASGDGLWDWDANTNTVYYSPRYIEMLGYSAETFPATLRSWEEKIHPEDYAHVVPIQKDIIASPTHGDTFECTYRMRRADNTWAWILGRGNVTQRDASGRATRVVGLHTDISASQADRAHLEDMVRNDPLTGLRSRTFFTMTVEELEQNAVRPVGIIVADVNGLKMINDYLGHEEGNTVLCQAALLLRGGLDSAACVARMSGDEYTVLLPGCDRLKVAETLHELMQRFERHNNQQNRPPVLLAMGSACTENMQNSIANAIVEADRAMLRNKLTTRAETRQRVRDWIENHTFAKVSMNDCRYL; from the coding sequence ATGCGCGAACCCTATCCCAGCCTCCCCCTGCCGCTTATCCAGACGGACACAACCGATGCCGTGCTGGAATGGCGCGTTGCCTCAGACCTCCTCCGCTTCAGCCTTGGGGCCGGGAGGCTACTTGGCATTGAGGCAAATGTTCCTTGCAGCATGGCGGCATTTCTTGGCGCATGCCATGAGGATAAAAGGGACATACTCGGGCAATCGTTGCAGACGTTTCTCGAGGGCCACATCGGGGCGCATATGGAAATATGCTTTCCCATCAACGGTCTTGTGGCACGAACCCAGCTTATAACCCTTGCGCGTAACGGTGCAGGGCAGGCAGAGCGTGTGGTTGGCTGCATCAGCGCGGTGGAACGTCAGACGCAGCAGATTTTGCCGTCCGCGCGTTTTTCCATGCAGCACCTTGCCACGCCGCACTCCACGCAGGATGCCGCCCGCCTGATGCTGGCGCTCAATGCTTCCGGCGATGGACTGTGGGATTGGGACGCCAATACCAATACCGTCTACTACAGCCCCCGCTACATTGAAATGCTGGGCTACTCTGCCGAGACTTTCCCGGCAACGCTGCGAAGCTGGGAAGAAAAGATTCATCCGGAAGATTACGCCCACGTGGTGCCCATACAAAAAGACATCATTGCCTCGCCCACCCACGGCGATACCTTTGAATGCACCTACCGCATGCGCAGGGCAGACAACACCTGGGCCTGGATCCTTGGCCGCGGCAACGTTACACAGCGCGATGCCAGCGGCAGGGCCACGCGTGTGGTGGGCCTGCATACCGACATCAGCGCAAGCCAGGCCGACAGAGCCCACCTTGAGGACATGGTGCGCAACGACCCGCTCACAGGTTTGCGCAGCCGAACTTTTTTTACCATGACCGTGGAGGAGCTGGAGCAAAACGCCGTTCGGCCCGTGGGGATAATCGTTGCCGATGTCAACGGACTGAAAATGATTAACGATTACCTCGGGCACGAAGAAGGCAATACCGTGCTTTGTCAGGCGGCCCTGCTGCTGCGCGGCGGGCTGGATTCCGCAGCCTGCGTGGCGCGCATGAGCGGTGATGAATACACCGTGCTGCTGCCCGGATGCGACAGACTGAAGGTTGCCGAAACGTTGCATGAACTCATGCAGCGCTTTGAAAGGCACAACAACCAGCAAAACCGCCCCCCGGTCTTGCTGGCAATGGGTTCCGCCTGCACAGAAAACATGCAGAACAGCATTGCCAACGCCATTGTGGAGGCAGACCGGGCCATGCTGCGGAACAAACTGACCACAAGGGCTGAGACGCGCCAGCGTGTTCGGGACTGGATTGAAAACCACACCTTTGCCAAGGTTTCCATGAACGACTGCCGCTATCTGTAA
- a CDS encoding energy-coupling factor ABC transporter ATP-binding protein — protein sequence MSDHHHDAAIFSLEGICFAYGQGNSPRTVLCDVDFSLHPGQRIGLYGPNGSGKTTLFRCITGLARPQAGQVLFHGTPLKDEKDFYNLRCKVGFVLQHAEDQLFFPTVLEDVAFGPLNLGFSADDARDCAMDTLRALGLAGFENRLTHRLSGGEKKLVSLASVMAMKPEALLLDEPTNGLDNDARQRIIDILGSLDTARITISHDWDFLAQTSTQYLTIANNRLSACAPSFAHAHMHAHPLGNEPHEH from the coding sequence ATGTCTGACCACCATCACGATGCAGCCATTTTCAGCCTCGAGGGCATCTGCTTTGCTTACGGGCAGGGCAACTCGCCGCGCACAGTGCTGTGCGATGTGGATTTTTCGCTGCACCCCGGTCAGCGTATCGGCCTCTATGGTCCCAACGGCAGCGGCAAGACAACGCTTTTCCGCTGCATCACGGGCTTGGCGCGGCCTCAGGCGGGTCAGGTGCTGTTTCACGGCACGCCCCTCAAGGACGAAAAGGATTTCTACAATCTGCGCTGCAAGGTGGGATTTGTGCTGCAGCACGCAGAAGACCAGCTCTTTTTCCCCACCGTGCTGGAGGACGTGGCCTTTGGCCCCCTGAATCTCGGCTTTTCAGCCGATGATGCCAGAGACTGCGCCATGGACACCCTGCGCGCTCTCGGCCTGGCCGGATTTGAAAACCGCCTTACCCACCGGCTTTCCGGCGGCGAAAAAAAGCTCGTATCGCTGGCTTCAGTGATGGCCATGAAGCCCGAGGCCCTGCTGCTTGACGAGCCCACCAACGGCCTCGATAACGATGCCCGCCAGCGAATCATCGACATCTTGGGCAGCCTGGACACTGCGCGCATAACTATATCCCATGACTGGGATTTTCTGGCGCAAACATCCACCCAGTACCTCACCATCGCCAACAATCGGCTGAGCGCCTGCGCCCCATCCTTTGCCCATGCCCATATGCACGCCCACCCGTTGGGCAACGAACCCCACGAGCATTAG